The sequence below is a genomic window from Rhodococcus sp. 4CII.
ATGGAGACTCGTGCCGCGAGCGAGATCGACACCGGCACATTAGTCCGGCGCGTCGCCTACGACCCGGAGTCCGATCCCGGGACGCGAGCAGAGCTGATCGCGTCCGAGCACCAGGCGGCCGTGCAGAGATTGCGCCCCGCCGAGGGGGTGGTCGCCCAGTTCGTGTGGCTCGACCCGGGTTTGTTGATCGTGGTGGCGCACCATCTTGCGGTGGACGGCGTGTCGTGGCGGATCCTGCTGCCCGACTTCGCCGCTGCCTGGGATCAGGTCGGCTCGGGGGCCGTACCGGTCCTGCCGGAACCGGCGACGTCGATGCGCCGCTGGGCGCACGCGCTGGCGGAGGAAGCCGTCCGGCACGAGAGAGCCGCCGAACTGGTGTGGTGGCAGAACGTCGTCGCAGGACCCGATCCACCGATCACGGACCGCCCGCTCGATCCCGGTCTGGACCTTGCGACCGCGCTGCAGGACGTCAGCGTCGAGATCTCGTCCGAGGACACCGCGGTCCTGCTGACGGTCCTGCCGGGGCTGTATCGCGGGGGCGTTCTCGACGTTCTGCTGACGGCGCTGGTGGTGGCGTCGTCGAGGTGGCGCGCCGAGCGGGGGATCCCGGGTACGTCGATGCTCCTCCGACTGGAAGGGCACGGCCGCGAGCAGCAGGTGGTGCCGGGTGCCGACCTGTCCCGTACCGTCGGCTGGTTCACGACGGTCTTCCCCGTCCGGATCGACCTGCGCGGCATCGACCTCGACGACGCCTTCGCCGGCGGCCACGACATGGGCAGCGCCGTGAAGCGCGTGAAGGAACACCTGCGGGCAGTGCCCGACATGGGCATCGGTTACGGACTGCTGCGGTACCTGAACCCGGACACCGCAGGCGGCCTGCCGCGAACGGAACCGGGGCAGATCAGTTTCAACTACCTCGGCCAGGTTCCCGATTCGGTGGACGACGGCACCGCGGCCGGCTGGACCCCCGCAGACGGGTTCGGCGACCTGAGCTACGTCCCGGACCCGGACATGCCGGCGTCCGCGGCGATCGAGATCAACGCGATCGTGATCGGCGGGCGGCTCCGGGTCGGATTCGGGTTCCCGGACACGCTGCTCGGGCGTGCCGAGGTGGAGCGGCTCGCGGCACGGTGGCGGGAAGCGGTGTCCGCACTGGTATTCCACGCTCGCAGCGGAGACGCCGGCGGGCTCACGCCGTCGGACGTTCCGCTCGTCGACGTGACGCAGAGCGACCTCGACACGTGGGAGGAGCGGTTCGGCGCGCTCGCCGACGTGTGGCCGACCGCGCCGCTGCAGGCCGGATTGCTGTTCCACGCGCTGCTCGCGAAACCGTCGATCGACGCCTACACGGTGCAGGTCGCACTGCACCTGACGGGTGCGGTCGATCCGGCCCGGATGCGCCGTGCCGCAGAGGCCTTGCTCGATCGGCACGCGAATCTACGGGCGGCGTTCGTGCCCGCCCGGGACGGAACGTTCGTCCAGGTGGTGCCCGCCGCGGTCGATCTGTCGTTCCGCGACCTCGACCTCTCGGATCTGCCCGAGGATGCACGTATCGCCGAACTGGACCGTGTCCTCGCCGCCGACCGTGCCACGCCGTTCGACACGTCCCGGGCCCCGCTGGTGCGGTTCCTGCTGGTGTCCACCGGAAGCCGGGAATTCCGGCTCGTGTGGACCAACCATCACACCCTCCTCGACGGATGGTCCATGCCGCTGGCGATCCGCGAGCTGCTAGCGCTGTACGTGGTCGGCGACGACGTGTCTCCGTTGCCCATGCCCCGGCCCTACCGAGACTTCCTGTCGTGGCTGCATCGCCGAGACCCGGAGGAGTCACGACTGGCCTGGGCGTCCGCGCTCGCGGGGGTCGACGGCCCGACGCTGCTCCTGCCCGACGCGCGGGACCGGCCGCTGTCGGTTCCGCCGGAGAGCGCCCGGTTCGGCGTGTCCGAGCAACTGACCGACGACCTCACGATCCTCTCCCGCAGCCGCGACACGACACTGAACACGGTGACGCAGGTGGCGTGGGCCATCGTGCTCGGCGCGGCGACGTCCCGCGACGACGTGACGTTCGGCAGCACCGTGTCCGGGCGGTCGCCGCACCTGACCGGCGTCGAATCGATGATCGGACTGTTCGTCAACACCGTGCCCACCCGGATCACGCTGGACCCCAGGGAAACGCTGGGCGAGTTGCTCGACCGGACACAGGCGGAACAGGCAGCGCTCCTCGACCACCATCACCTCGGACTCTCCGACATCCAGCGAGCAGCGGGCTCCGACATCGGATTCGACACGGCAACCGTGTTCGAGTCGTATCCGATCGACCGGGGCGGACTGACCACCGACACCGATCTGGCCGGTATGCGGGTGGTCGACGTGACAGGAGTCGATGCCACCCACTACCCGCTGAGTGTCGCCTTCTCGGTGGATACGCAGCTGCACATGACGTTTCACTACCGACCCGACCTGATCGACCGGGCCGGCGTCGACTCGATCGCAGCACGGGTCACCCGGGTGCTCGAGGCGATGGTGGCCGATCCGGACACGGCGTTGGCGGGGGTGGGTGTGTTGGGTGTGGTGGAGCGGGGGTTGTTGGTGCCGGTGCGGGGTGTGGGGTGGGGTGGGGGTGCGGTTGTTGCCGGAGATTTTGGCGGGGGGTGTGGCGGTGAATCGGGGTGGGGTGGCGGTGTCGTGTGGGGGTGTGGAGTTGTCGTATGGGGAGTTGGATGAGTGGTCGAATCGGTGGGCGCGGGTGTTGGTGGGGTGGGGTGTGGGTCCGGAGGTGGTGGTGGGGGTGGCGGTGCCGCGTTCGGTGGAGTTGGTGGTGGCGGTGTGGGCGGTGGTGAAGTCGGGGGGTGTGTTCGTGCCGGTGGATGTGGGGTTGCCGGGGGTGCGGGTGGGGGAGTTGTTGGTCGATTCTGGTGCGGTGGTGGGGTTGTCGGTGTCGGGGGTGGTGTTGCCGTCGGTGGTGGAGTGGTTGCGGGTTGATGATGGGTCGGTGGTGGAGGGGGTGTCGGGGGCGGCGATTGGGGAGGGGGAGCGGTCGGGGCGGTTGGGGGTGGGGAATGCGGTGTATGTGATGTATACGTCGGGGTCGTCGGGGCGTCCGAAGGGGGTGGTGGTGACGCATGGGGGGTTGGCGAATTTGGTGGAGGAGGTGCGGGTTCGGTTCGGGTTGGGGGTGGGGTGTCGGGTGTCGCATGTGGCGTCGGTGGGTTTTGATGCGTCGGTGTACGAGTGGTTGATGGCGTTTTCGGTGGGGGCGTGTTTGGTGGTGGCGCCGCCGGGGGTGGTGGGGGGTGGTGTGTTGGGGGAGTGGTTGGACGCGGAGGGGGTGACGCATTGTTTTGTGACGCCGTCGGTGTTGGCGTCGGTGGAGTCGGGTGGGTTGGGGTCGGTGCGGGTGTTGGTGGTGGCGGGGGAGGTGTGTGGGCCGGAGTTGGTGGCGCGGTGGGGGTCGGGTCGGGAGATGTTCGATGCGTATGGTCCGACGGAGGTGACGGTGCAGGCGACGGTGAGTGGTGCGTTGGTGCCGGGTGGGCCGGTGACGGTGGGGGGTCCGGCGGTGGGTGTGGAGGTGGTGGTGCTGGATGGGTGGTTGCGTCCGGTGCCGGTGGGTGTGGTGGGGGAGTTGTATGTGGGGGGTGTGGGGTTGGCGCGGGGGTATGTGGGGTGTGCGGGGTTGACGGCGGGGTCGTTTGTGGCGAATCCGTTTGGGGGTGTGGGGTCGCGGTTGTATCGGACGGGGGATTTGGTGCGGTGGGATGGGTTGGGGTCGTTGGTGTTTGTGGGGCGTGCTGATTTTCAGGTGAAGGTGCGGGGGCAGCGGGTGGAGTTGGGGGAGGTGGAGTCGGTGTTGGTGTCGTGTCCGGGGGTGGCGCGGGCTGTGGTGGTGGTGGGTGAGGGTGGTCGGTTGGTGGGGTATGTGGTGGCGGATGTGGGGGTGGTGGTGGATCCGGGTGTGGTGGTGGAGTTTGCGGGGTCGGTGTTGCCGGGGTTCATGGTGCCGTCGGTGGTGGTGGTGTTGGGGGAGTTGCCGGTGACGGTGGCGGGGAAGGTGGATCGGGCGGCGCTCCCCGCACCACAGGCCCCGGTTCGTCGATTCCGGCCCCCGTCCACCCCGTTCGAGGCCGTCGTCGCCGACGTGTTCGGTGACGTCCTCGATGTCGATCCTGTCGGCGCCGACGACGACTTCTTCCATTTGGGCGGCGACTCGCTGTCGGCCACCCGGGTCGTCGCCCGGGTCGATGCCGCTCTCGGCGTCGACGTCGGGGTACACGCCCTGTTCGAGGCGCCGACCGTGCTGGCGTTCGCGGAACGCGCGGCGAAAGCCGTGGTGCGGACGGACCGTCCGGAGTTGCGGGCGGTGCCACGACCCGAGCGAATCCCCCTGTCCCTGGCCCAGACCCGCATGTGGTTCCTCAACCAGTTCGACACCACCTCGCCCGCCTACAACATCGCGATGGCGTTCCGTCTCACCGGCGCCCTCGACCTCGATGCGCTGCGGACCGCGGTCGCGGATGTGGTGACGCGACACGAATCGCTCCGCACCCGGTTCCCGATGAGCGGAACGGAACCGGTGCAGGTGATCCTGCCTGCCGGTGATGCGGTGCCGGTCCTGCCGGTCACGACGGTGCACGGCGATGCGGAGTTGCATGACCTGCTCGCGGCGGCGGTGTCGCAGGGATTCGACGTCACGCAGCAGATTCCGTTGCGGGCAGTTGTGTTCGAGACATCCGCCACCGACAGGGTGCTGCTCGTCGTGGTGCACCACATCGTCGCGGACGGGGTGTCGATGGTCCCCCTCGCACGGGACATGATGACGGCGTACACCGCCCGGGCGGACGGGCAGCCCCCCGCGTGGCACCCGCCGACGGTCCAGTACGCCGACTTCACACTCTGGCAACGGCAACTCCTCGGATCGGAAGACGACCCGCATTCGCTGGTGTCGCAGCAATTGGACTACTGGCGCACCACGCTGGCCGGTCTTCCCGCGGCCCTCGATCTGCCCGCCGACCGGCCCCGGTCGATGCAGCGGTCGCCGGAGGGGAGCAGGGTCGGATTCGAGATGGACGCCGAACTGCACCGCCGGCTCCTGGCGACGGCGTCCGCGCATCGGTCGACCGTGTTCATGGTCGCGCACGCCGCCCTGGCCGCGTTCCTCGCGAGGATGTCCGGGTCCGAGGACATCGCCGTCGGCACCCCGGTCGGCCGGCCGGGGCGAGCCCCGGCGCGGCCGGGGGGAGCGGCTCGGACGAGGGCGCGAGTGCAGACAGGGCGCGGGATGGTCTCCGGACGGCCGGCCTTCGAGGACTGGCGTGCCCAGGCACGGTACGCGTAGCAGACGTGGGGTCGAGGGGGCTCGAGGGGGGAGGGTCGGGCCCCGCCCGGCAGCATCGCCGTCGGCACCCCGGTCGCCGGCCGGGGCGAGGCCGCGCTCGACGACGTCGTCGGGATGTTCGTCAACACCGTGGTGCTGCGGACGCTGGTCTCCGACGCGAGTCCGTTCTCGGCACTCCTCGAGCAGGTACGCGACGTCGATCTCGGTGCGTACGCCCACGCCGAGGTGCCGTTCGAAAAGGTGGTGGAGGCGCTCGATCCGCCCCGCTCGACGGCCCACTCACCGCTGTTCCAGGTGCTGCTCGAATTCCAGAACGTCGAGCGCCCAGACCTCGCGCTGCCGGGCGTCGAGGTCGACGGTATCGACCTCGGGGCGACGATCGCGCGGTTCGACCTGCAACTGACGTTGTCCGAGGAGTACGACGACGACGGATCGCCGGCCGGAATCACGGCCGCGTTCGCGTACACCACAGACCTTTTCGACGCCGACACCGTCGCCGGGCTGGCCGACCGGTTCGTCCGGATGCTCGACGCCGCCGTATCCGATTCGTCGATCCGGGTGGGCGACCTCGACATCCTCGATGCCCTCGAACGGGACGAACTCGTGCCCATGCGCGGTTTCCCCGCGGCCGTGCAGCGCACCCTCCCGGACGTGCTCGCTTCCGGCGCCGCGCTCGGACACGGGGCGGTCGCCGTGTCCTGCGAGGGCGTCACCCTGACGTACCGGGAACTCGACGAACGGTCGAACCGGCTGGCCCGGGAGCTGATCCAGCGAGGCGCAGCACCGGAGACGGTGGTCGCGGTCGGAGTGCAGCGGTCGATCGCCTGGGTGCTGTCGGTGTGGGCGGTGGCGAAGTCGGGGGCGGCGTACGTGCCGGTCGACCCCGCCCTGCCGTCCGCGCGCATCGCCGGAATGCTCGAGGATTCGGGCGCGGTGCTCGGGCTGACGGTGACTGCGCATCGCGACCGGTTGCCCGGGGCGGTGCCGTGGCTTCTGCTCGACGACCCCGAGGTGGCGAGTGCGCAGTCCGCCGACCCGATCTCCGACGCGGACCGCGTCCGTCCGCTGCGCGTCGAGCATGCGGCGTTCCTGCTCTACACCTCCGGTTCCACGGGCACCCCGAAGGGAGTCGTGCTCACGCACAGCGGTCTCGCGAATCTCGCTGTCGAGGAACGGGAGCGGTTCGCGTCGATGCACGGTGCCCGGGTGTCGCACCTGGCGTCGCCGAGTTTCGACGCGTCCGTGTTCGAACTTCTGATGGCGTTCGCCGTCGGCGCGACACTGGTTGTCGTGCCACCGACGATCTTCGGGGGACGGGAACTGGCCGAACTACTCGAGGCCGAACAGGTCACCCACGCCTTCTTCACACCCACGATCCTCGACACCCTCCGCCCCGAGGATCTCCCGTCCCTGCGAATTCTCGCGGTGGCGGGGGAACGATTCCCACCCGAGTTGGCGGATCGCTGGACCCCGGGGCGTTTCGTCTTCAACGGGTACGGCCCGACCGAGGCGACGGTGCAGACGACGATCAGCGAGGTGCTGTCCTCCGACGAATCGGTGAACGTCGGTGGGCCCGGCCGCGGAGTCGACGTGATCGTGGTGAACACGTGGCTCCAGCCCGTTCCGGTGGGGGTGGTCGGCGAACTGTACGTCGCGGGGCCGGGACTGGCCCGCGGCTATCACCGCCGCCCGGCTCTGACGAGCGCGTCGTTCGTGGCGAACCCGTTCGGCGAACCCGGCTCCCGCATGTACCGCACCGGCGACCTCGTGCGGTGGACCGACATCGGCCGGCTCGAGTACGTGGGACGCAACGACTTCCAGGTGAAGATTCGCGGACAGCGAGTGGAACTGGGTGAGATCGAATCGGTACTCGCCCGCTGCGACGGCGTCGGCCGCGCGGCGGTCACCGTGCACGGCGGCACCGGGGGCGTGCTGGTGGGATACGTGACGGCGGAGGCCGGTGCGAGCCTCGACACCGCCGAGTTGCTGCGGTTCGCCGGGGCCCACCTGGCGCCCTATATGGTACCCACCCAGGTGGTGGTGCTCGACCGGTTGCCCGTCGGCCGCACCGGCAAACTGGACCGGCGTTCGCTCCCCGCACCGGTACTCGCGCCCAGGCAGTTCCGGGCCCCCGCCGGCCCCGCGCAGCAGGCGGTCGCGGACGTGTTCGCCGACGTGCTCGGTCTCGACCGCGTCGGAGCCGACGACGACTTCTTCGCACTGGGCGGGAACTCGCTCGTCGCGACCCGGGTGGCGTCCGCGCTCCGCGATCGGCTCGGCACCGACGTGGTCCTGCAGTGGATCTTCCGCCATCCGACCCCGGAGGGTCTCGCGCATCGCATCACCGACCCGTCGGTGCTCGGAGACCGGCCGTCCGACGACGTGCTGAACGTAGTCGTCCCGTTCCGGGCAGGCGGGACGCGACCCGCACTGTTCTGCGTACATCCGGCAGGCGGACTCGCGCTGGGCTACGCGGGACTCGTCAAATACCTCGCACCCGACAGGCCGATGTACGGCCTGCAACTGCCGATCCTCAGCGGCGGAACGACTTTCGATTCGATGGCGCAACTCGCCCATCGGTACGTGGTCGAGATGCGCGCGGTGCAGCCCGACGGGCCCTACCACCTTCTGGGCTGGTCGCTGGGTGGAGTGATCGCCCAGGCGATCGCCGTCGAACTCCGCGAATCCGGCGCGGAGGTAGGCACACTCGCGATGATGGACAGCTACGTCGCGGAGGGCGACGACTTCGGCGACCTCGAGGTGAACGCCGAGGAATGGCTGCACGGGCTGGGGGTCGAGTTCGAGGGCGCCGACGACACCGGCACGTCGTACCGCGAGCAACTGGTCGAGATGCTCGGCCGGTCCTTCGGCCGCGACCCCGCATTCGCATCGGCCCTTCTCGGTCGCATCAGCACCGGACTGGCGAACTCGAAGCAGATCTCCACCGGATACCGGCCCCGGGTGTTCGATGGCGACCTGCTGTTCTTCAGCGCCGCCCAATCCGCCGACGGCGAGGAGGGTGAGCGTCCGTCGCCGAGTGTGTGGCAGCCCGCCGTCACCGGTGTGATCGTCGAGAACAAGGTGGAATGCGACCACCTGAGGATGACCACACCGGAAGCCCTCGCGGTCATCGGGCCGATCCTGGAGAGGGCCCTCGGGTCACGCCCCGATCGCGCCGCCGATGACGGACCAGGACTGCCGTAGCTCCGACTCGAACAACCCCCACGAATGGGTGCCCTGCGGAAGGTAGGCGAACGTGGCGGGAATGCCCAGCGTCTGCAGCCGCGACTGGAACGTTGTCGCACACACGTTGGTCACCATCTCGACGACGCTGCCGCCGATCGTCTGCGGCACCACCAGCACGGGGTCGTGGTTGTCGATGCTGCCGGGAACCCCGTTGCCGCTGGAGACGAACAGCTCTGTGCCACGCAGACGTTCGGCGTTGAGCATCGGATCGTGCACACGCCACTCGGGGTCCCCGGCGGGACCCCACATGTTGGCGGCATTGCCCCCGCCGCGCAATTCGACCATCGACCGCACCATCGCCTGCCCGAGCAGCCCGCTCGTGGCGGCGCACCCGCTGTACGAGCCGACGGCACGGTAGAACCCCGGAGCCTGGATCGCGAGGTCGAGGACGGCGCTGCCGGCCA
It includes:
- a CDS encoding non-ribosomal peptide synthetase → MELSYGELDEWSNRWARVLVGWGVGPEVVVGVAVPRSVELVVAVWAVVKSGGVFVPVDVGLPGVRVGELLVDSGAVVGLSVSGVVLPSVVEWLRVDDGSVVEGVSGAAIGEGERSGRLGVGNAVYVMYTSGSSGRPKGVVVTHGGLANLVEEVRVRFGLGVGCRVSHVASVGFDASVYEWLMAFSVGACLVVAPPGVVGGGVLGEWLDAEGVTHCFVTPSVLASVESGGLGSVRVLVVAGEVCGPELVARWGSGREMFDAYGPTEVTVQATVSGALVPGGPVTVGGPAVGVEVVVLDGWLRPVPVGVVGELYVGGVGLARGYVGCAGLTAGSFVANPFGGVGSRLYRTGDLVRWDGLGSLVFVGRADFQVKVRGQRVELGEVESVLVSCPGVARAVVVVGEGGRLVGYVVADVGVVVDPGVVVEFAGSVLPGFMVPSVVVVLGELPVTVAGKVDRAALPAPQAPVRRFRPPSTPFEAVVADVFGDVLDVDPVGADDDFFHLGGDSLSATRVVARVDAALGVDVGVHALFEAPTVLAFAERAAKAVVRTDRPELRAVPRPERIPLSLAQTRMWFLNQFDTTSPAYNIAMAFRLTGALDLDALRTAVADVVTRHESLRTRFPMSGTEPVQVILPAGDAVPVLPVTTVHGDAELHDLLAAAVSQGFDVTQQIPLRAVVFETSATDRVLLVVVHHIVADGVSMVPLARDMMTAYTARADGQPPAWHPPTVQYADFTLWQRQLLGSEDDPHSLVSQQLDYWRTTLAGLPAALDLPADRPRSMQRSPEGSRVGFEMDAELHRRLLATASAHRSTVFMVAHAALAAFLARMSGSEDIAVGTPVGRPGRAPARPGGAARTRARVQTGRGMVSGRPAFEDWRAQARYA
- a CDS encoding alpha/beta hydrolase family protein, producing MRPFEALRSVTVLRAWAVLLLVVASWVVIAPRPASAEPRVTRVEVYSESMGRSVANDVLSPSTGGPAPTFYLLTGIGGGSDGISWFNNTGVREFFADKHVNVVMPIGGQYSMYTDWNTDDPVLGRNKWQTYLTSELPAAIDSRFATTGVSAIGGVSMAGSAVLDLAIQAPGFYRAVGSYSGCAATSGLLGQAMVRSMVELRGGGNAANMWGPAGDPEWRVHDPMLNAERLRGTELFVSSGNGVPGSIDNHDPVLVVPQTIGGSVVEMVTNVCATTFQSRLQTLGIPATFAYLPQGTHSWGLFESELRQSWSVIGGAIGA